Proteins encoded in a region of the Bicyclus anynana chromosome 9, ilBicAnyn1.1, whole genome shotgun sequence genome:
- the LOC112050181 gene encoding nose resistant to fluoxetine protein 6-like, giving the protein MKTLLLFLIFNYSKTWAKLYLDDKIKFPLDTDLYERVLDHQECNKQLGYIRRNDSLLMSRFLDAGMRVPRGILLGNLVDLGNYYQCLDIHESVKEMSIEGKYCMIKVPVNQNFKIDASFEKFKYNFDPGTLFLHAETIENLALECLQSIYNLFCFSNNQSSLLSNIQFNLALCVPKVCTTEETISGFLFNLTAIGFKYEDVYCRLPNDKPWAPVDYIAIIIFSLLGLLTLLSTSYEVYHNVICKKDPKRVNEILISFSALTNCRRLLDMNPNSDNISCLDGIRALAILWVVVGHVFYVIGHIPANPIYAVKWSQSYESIWITTASLTVDTFFFISGLLLVYITAKKLTGRELVKNLPFFYLNRLLRMFPVLAVVVLYEASLANRVADGPLWHRFMVDSTHKCRQFWWTTLLHLQNFINPEQVCVGVTWYLAIDVQLHILSPIVLFWVLGRSKTLAWSALIVALCASLAASTTYIFTSEPLKETSNYFVYYYVNILTRAPPFFVGLVYGYLLHLWRKRKARIHTILHRFITLFIISLFMLIMYCKFKGDLLDFQNKTLKSLFHSFLRPLWALSLGWIIFVCVNGYGGPINWFLSLNIWKIPARISYALYLIHMTLMMTVYSTSLQPVFFTVGSAMFDAFGFLWLSMFVAFFLTAFVDAPFAILFKKLFECVSKKKPRTNEKPRIAESNQNGTIPQVLHKRENLITKI; this is encoded by the exons atgaagacTTTGTTACTATtcctaatatttaattattctaaaaCGTGGGCAAAGTTATATTTAGACGATAAGATCAAGTTTCCATTGGATACCGATTTGTATGAAAGAGTACTGGATCATCAGGAATGTAACAAACAATTGGGATATATTCGACGGAATGATTCATTACTAATGTCTCGAt ttctTGATGCTGGAATGAGAGTACCCAGAGGAATATTATTAGGCAACTTAGTTGATTTAggaaattattatcaatgtctTGATATACATGAATCCGTGAAAGAAATGTCAATTGAAGGAAAATATTGTATGATAAAAGTGCCAGTaaaccaaaattttaaaatagatgcTTCATTTGAAaagtttaaatacaattttgatCCAGGGACATTATTTTTGCATGCAGAAACAATTGAAAATCTCGCG TTGGAATGTCTACAAtccatatataatttattttgttttagcaATAACCAAAGCAGCCTTTTAtctaatatacaatttaatttagcaCTATGTGTACCTAAAGTATGTACAACTGAAGAAACAATAtctggttttttatttaatctgaCTGCAATAGGTTTTAAGTATGAAGATGTTTACTGTCGACTTCCAAATGACAAACCATGGGCTCCTGTAGACTACATAGCTAT aataatattttcattactcGGTCTTTTGACATTACTTAGTACATCTTATGAAGTATATCATaatgtaatttgtaaaaaag ATCCTAAAAGAGTAAATGAGATCTTAATTTCTTTTTCCGCTTTGACAAATTGCCGTCGTCTTCTAGATATGAATCCAAATTCTGATAATATAAGTTGTTTGGATGGTATTCGTGCTTTAGCTATTTTGTGGGTGGTAGTTGGTCATGTATTCTATGTCATTGGTCACATACCAGCCAATCCAATTTATGCTGTGAAG tgGTCACAATCATATGAATCAATTTGGATTACGACAGCATCTCTAACAGTGGATACGTTTTTCTTCATAAGCGGTTTACTTCTAGTTTATATAACAGCAAAAAAGCTTACGggaa GAGAATTAGTAAAAAATCTTCCATTCTTTTATCTTAACCGCCTCCTACGCATGTTTCCAGTACTAGCAGTTGTAGTACTTTACGAAGCATCTTTAGCGAATCGTGTAGCAGATGGTCCATTATGGCATCGATTTATGGTTGACAGTACACATAAATGCAGACAATTCTGGTGGACTACTTTACTTCAtttgcaaaatttcatcaaCCCAGAGCAAGTT tGCGTCGGTGTAACGTGGTATTTAGCTATTGATGTTCAACTTCATATATTATCACCAATAGTCTTATTTTGGGTTCTCGGAAGATCAAAAACTTTAGCGTGGTCAGCTCTCATAGTGGCTTTGTGCGCATCTCTAGCCGCTTCGACAACTTATATATTTACAAGTGAACCTTTGAAAGAAACCTCGAACTACTTTGTTTATTACTATGTTAACATTTTGACTCGTGCTCCACCATTTTTTGTGGGATTAGTTTATGGCTATTTGCTGCATTTGTGGAGAAAAAGGAAAGCACGAATACATACg attttacatAGATTTatcacattatttattatttccttgTTTATGTTGATCATGTACTGCAAATTTAAAGGCGATCTActtgattttcaaaataaaacattaaagagTTTGTTTCATTCTTTCTTACGTCCTCTGTGGGCTTTGTCACTTGGCTGGATTATTTTTGTCTGCGTTAATGGATACGGAG GTCCTATAAATTGGTTTCTGTCACTGAACATTTGGAAAATTCCAGCTCGCATTTCCTATGCATTGTATTTGATACACATGACTTTAATGATGACTGTTTATTCTACTTCATTGCAGCCAGTGTTCTTTACAGTTGGATCTGCT ATGTTTGACGCATTTGGATTCCTATGGTTATCAATGTTCGTGGCTTTCTTTCTAACTGCATTTGTAGATGCACCGTTTGCTATACTTTTCAAAAAGTTATTCGAATGTG TATCGAAAAAGAAACCAAGGACAAATGAGAAGCCAAGGATTGCAGAAAGTAATCAAAATGGAACCATACCTCAAGTACTTCATAAACGCGAAAACTTAATTACAAAGATTTAG
- the LOC112050182 gene encoding facilitated trehalose transporter Tret1-like, with protein sequence MKKYYGIFYEGSKINQIICAVLINLPVFAYGASIGWMSPMTLLLQSKESPRGTPLTDIEISWVAAVAYLTCIPGNFLMAFLGDTFGRKITLLFISSTGAASWILMLSSFEVWALILARALVGITMSGCYVTCPIYTKEISDDSIRGALGCLVILFHTSGNLFLYIIGDLLSYRTVLWICLSLPTFHLVLFMMMPDSPSYLVKRNNFEEAERVMAWLRCKKEDDQSVKDEVEVIKKEQLNDKESNRFLLRTIIKDNILCKAFYIALIVTLAREICGAVPVLNFAGDIFAYASSDRSLVLSPNQQAILLGVVQVAGSMLASSIVEKAGRKPILSITSLVSGLSMCALASWFVAKEYGAVTPNWIPIVTLCLCIFCDACGLQPISIVIAGEIFSYKYRGTVMAITMSVASFFDFLQLLFFKPLANSIGIHVAFYFFGIVCIFMAIYVVIVIPETKGKSLIEIYKCFRNKRGQEKELVSGYVE encoded by the exons atgaaaaagtatTATGGAATATTTTACGAAGGGAGTAAGATTAATCAGATAATATGCGCGGTGTtga TCAACCTACCTGTGTTTGCGTATGGTGCAAGTATAGGATGGATGTCTCCTATGACACTTTTATTACAATCAAAAGAATCTCCAAGAGGAACACCTTTGACTGACATTGAG ATATCATGGGTGGCAGCGGTGGCCTATTTGACTTGCATACCGGGTAATTTTTTAATGGCATTTTTGGGAGATACTTTTGGAAggaaaattactttactttttatttcatcTACTGGTGCC GCCAGTTGGATTCTGATGCTATCATCATTCGAAGTTTGGGCTCTCATCCTTGCTCGAGCTTTAGTCGGTATAACCATGTCGGGTTGCTACGTCACCTGTCCAATTTATACCAAGGAGATCAGTGATGACAGCATCCGTGGCGCACTCGGATGTTTG gTAATCCTTTTCCACACATCTGGTAACTTATTCTTGTATATTATCGGAGATTTATTAAGTTATCGGACAGTCCTTTGGATTTGTTTATCTCTGCCAACGTTTCATCTGGTCCTTTTTATGATGATGCCAGACTCTCCTTCGTATTTGGTTAAACGCAATAATTTTGAG gaAGCGGAGAGGGTTATGGCTTGGCTGCGTTGTAAAAAAGAAGACGATCAATCCGTTAAGGATGAAGTAGAAGTCATAAAGAAGGAACAGTTAAACGATAAGGAAAGCAATCGCTTCTTACTTCGTACAATta taaaagACAATATACTATGCAAAGCGTTCTACATAGCCTTGATAGTAACACTAGCTCGTGAAATATGCGGAGCCGTGCCGGTCCTAAACTTCGCCGGAGATATTTTTGCTTACGCATCATCTGACAGAAGCCTAGTATTGAGTCCTAACCAGCAAGCTATATTGTTAGGAGTCGTGCAAGTAGCGGGTTCCATGCTGGCGTCTAGTATAGTTGAAAAGGCTGGAAGAAAG CCGATACTTTCAATAACATCACTGGTATCTGGACTTAGTATGTGCGCTTTAGCTTCGTGGTTTGTCGCGAAGGAGTATGGCGCAGTCACTCCAAACTGGATACCAATAGTGACGCTGTGTCTTTGTATTTTCTGTGACGCCTGCGGTTTGCAACCCATCTCTATTGTTATTGCTGGAGAGATATTTTCTTATAAA TATCGAGGAACGGTAATGGCTATAACAATGTCGGTCGCATCATTCTTCGATTTCCTGCAGCTACTATTTTTCAAGCCTTTAGCCAACTCTATAGGAATCCATGttgcattttatttctttggtATTGTATGCATTTTTATGGCGATTTACGTCGTAATTGTGATTCCTGAGACGAAGGGAAAGAGTTTGATAGAAATCTACAAATGTTTTCGCAACAAGAGAGGACAGGAAAAAGAACTCGTTAGCGGTTacgtagaataa